In the genome of Candidatus Hydrogenedentota bacterium, one region contains:
- the aroB gene encoding 3-dehydroquinate synthase, translating to METLTLALGDRGYPIHIGENSLSQLPAELARLRAKGAVAVCTDANVAEIHGEQVLGLVRSAGLAPVLCVMPAGEEAKQLARVEEFCGMFLEAGLDRSSVVIALGGGVPGDVAGFAAASFMRGVRFIQIPTTIVAQVDSSVGGKTGVNHALGKNAIGAFHQPSAVIIDLTLLKTLPERELHAGLAEVIKHGMIADASLFEYLERQVAPILNKDLKALMLPVRRSCEIKAAVVAQDEREHGMRAILNYGHTFGHGIEAVTAYRRFLHGEAVALGMHAAAVLARNLELIEQDIVDRQRACIEAYGLPIRWPAIPVDETLAAMKHDKKARAGTLKFIVADRIGHVVQRTDISENQARAALLALR from the coding sequence ATGGAAACCCTGACCCTGGCTCTCGGAGACCGGGGATATCCGATCCACATTGGCGAGAATTCCCTGAGCCAGTTGCCCGCGGAATTGGCGCGGCTGCGGGCAAAGGGCGCGGTCGCCGTGTGCACCGACGCCAATGTGGCCGAAATCCATGGAGAGCAGGTCCTGGGCCTCGTGCGTTCGGCCGGGCTCGCGCCGGTGTTGTGCGTCATGCCTGCCGGAGAAGAAGCCAAACAGCTCGCACGCGTCGAGGAATTCTGCGGGATGTTCCTCGAAGCAGGGCTGGACCGGTCGAGCGTCGTGATAGCCCTGGGTGGCGGGGTGCCCGGCGACGTGGCCGGGTTCGCGGCCGCAAGTTTCATGCGCGGGGTCCGATTCATACAGATCCCAACGACCATCGTGGCGCAGGTCGATTCCAGCGTAGGCGGGAAAACGGGCGTCAATCACGCCCTTGGCAAGAACGCCATCGGAGCGTTTCACCAGCCGTCCGCCGTGATCATCGATCTGACCCTCCTGAAGACCCTGCCGGAACGGGAACTGCACGCGGGGCTCGCGGAGGTCATCAAACACGGCATGATCGCCGACGCCAGCCTGTTTGAATACCTGGAGCGCCAGGTGGCTCCGATTCTGAACAAAGACCTTAAGGCCCTGATGCTGCCGGTCAGGCGCTCGTGCGAAATCAAGGCCGCCGTGGTGGCCCAGGACGAGCGCGAACACGGCATGCGCGCTATCCTGAACTATGGGCATACGTTTGGTCACGGAATCGAGGCTGTAACGGCGTACCGCCGGTTCCTTCACGGCGAAGCCGTTGCCCTCGGCATGCATGCCGCTGCCGTTCTTGCTCGCAACCTCGAATTGATCGAGCAAGACATTGTTGACCGGCAACGGGCGTGCATTGAAGCATACGGCCTGCCCATCCGGTGGCCTGCTATCCCCGTCGATGAAACGCTCGCGGCCATGAAACACGACAAGAAGGCGCGCGCCGGCACGCTTAAATTCATCGTGGCCGACCGGATCGGCCACGTGGTGCAACGGACGGATATTTCGGAGAACCAGGCTCGCGCGGCCCTCCTCGCCTTGAGGTAG
- a CDS encoding CPBP family intramembrane metalloprotease — translation MKIAFLVFLGLHVAHSLIQNGRGKSERRSRIRADLLIIQIPLFVFACCIAYEGGALGRSLLNPAYLFGGLLAGHVIFVVSLLVIHHCVSDAREVLLGFGAIWGFVIESPLVLSRYVGVAITEEIIYRATAQSSFVSLLGHAWAGIVLTAVLFSVVHAHFFRNSFSQSLEFVLFAVLIGVLYWSTGSLIFVIAIHAIRNIEIAYIEFLGKLEELGDEQQALREVERSVLSQQSDLA, via the coding sequence GTGAAGATCGCGTTTCTGGTTTTCCTCGGTCTGCACGTCGCCCATTCGCTGATTCAGAACGGACGCGGCAAATCCGAGAGGCGGAGCAGGATTCGGGCCGACCTTCTTATCATCCAGATCCCGTTGTTTGTTTTTGCGTGTTGTATCGCCTATGAAGGCGGCGCGCTGGGCAGAAGCCTGCTGAATCCGGCATACCTTTTTGGAGGGCTTCTTGCCGGGCATGTGATCTTCGTCGTTTCGCTTTTAGTTATTCACCATTGCGTGAGCGACGCCCGCGAGGTCTTACTGGGCTTCGGCGCGATATGGGGTTTCGTCATCGAGAGCCCGTTGGTGTTGAGCCGTTACGTGGGCGTGGCTATCACCGAAGAGATCATCTACCGTGCAACGGCGCAAAGCAGCTTTGTCTCCCTGCTTGGACATGCGTGGGCGGGGATCGTGCTCACGGCGGTCTTGTTCTCGGTGGTTCATGCGCATTTCTTCCGCAACTCCTTTTCTCAATCGCTCGAGTTTGTGTTATTCGCCGTGCTGATCGGCGTATTGTATTGGAGCACGGGGAGCCTCATCTTCGTGATAGCGATTCATGCGATTCGGAATATTGAAATTGCCTATATCGAGTTTCTGGGTAAACTCGAGGAACTCGGCGATGAACAACAAGCCCTGCGAGAGGTCGAACGCTCCGTGTTGTCCCAACAATCGGACTTGGCATGA
- a CDS encoding trimethylamine methyltransferase family protein, with amino-acid sequence MKRFPLAFDVLSEGDVARVREATEVLLEKTGFRVTHPVLRARARSAGARVEDAAERVRFPRGLLRELLAQAPSSFDVSWQDGTRVTYGGGSPHCLAIVTDPWIIDYGLQRPRRPVLADLRKHTVIAQKLECVVAASRMDFPVADVEGPHSSLRALEEHVLHFGKHYCVLAATWDSFQQWLEIGAIVADGRDLRGSRLISAGVAVLSPLTLAGMNGDLLLHACEYDFPVVPTICPMAGSTSPYTLAGTLLLGNAENVFMAALSQAVKPGQPFLYVFGPSVTDMRSGHDLYYTLDKVLWKAAQVQLAKAYRLPCSAECGGSLTYRYDQQNGAEGILFMAAARASGADLLAGIGSCHNANGMSAEMMLIHEAWLRAAEHLLRGIPLDDASLALDRLAAAGPGANFLTDDVTLSLMGGGEFFQHELFDFGGGYDETPSLLERAHEKAAALTSECESPLPGQVQENLRRYFHDEYRKLGI; translated from the coding sequence ATGAAACGTTTTCCACTAGCGTTCGATGTGCTCAGCGAGGGCGATGTTGCGCGGGTCCGGGAGGCCACCGAGGTCCTCCTGGAAAAGACGGGTTTTCGCGTCACCCACCCTGTTCTGCGGGCCAGGGCGAGATCCGCGGGCGCACGGGTGGAGGATGCGGCCGAACGCGTGCGGTTCCCCAGGGGACTGTTGCGCGAACTGCTGGCTCAGGCCCCGTCTTCGTTTGACGTATCATGGCAAGACGGTACGCGCGTGACGTACGGCGGGGGCAGTCCGCATTGCCTGGCTATCGTCACGGACCCCTGGATCATCGACTACGGCCTTCAGCGTCCCCGGCGGCCTGTTCTTGCGGATCTGCGTAAGCATACGGTCATCGCCCAGAAGCTGGAGTGCGTCGTGGCGGCCAGCCGCATGGATTTCCCCGTGGCCGACGTCGAAGGCCCGCATTCCAGTCTGCGTGCGCTCGAGGAGCATGTTCTTCATTTCGGGAAGCATTATTGTGTCCTGGCCGCCACGTGGGATAGCTTTCAGCAGTGGCTGGAGATTGGTGCGATCGTGGCTGACGGGCGCGACTTGCGCGGCAGCCGGCTGATCTCCGCCGGCGTGGCGGTCCTGTCGCCGTTGACCCTGGCCGGGATGAACGGCGACTTGCTTCTTCATGCGTGTGAATACGATTTTCCCGTGGTGCCCACGATATGTCCGATGGCGGGGTCGACGTCGCCATATACGCTCGCAGGAACGCTGCTTCTGGGGAACGCGGAGAACGTATTCATGGCGGCCTTGTCGCAGGCCGTCAAGCCGGGCCAGCCATTTCTCTATGTGTTCGGGCCGTCGGTGACAGACATGCGGTCGGGGCACGATTTGTACTATACGCTGGACAAAGTCCTGTGGAAGGCGGCTCAGGTACAGCTTGCCAAGGCGTACAGACTGCCGTGTTCGGCGGAATGCGGCGGCTCGCTCACGTATCGTTACGACCAGCAGAACGGGGCCGAGGGCATTCTGTTCATGGCTGCGGCGCGGGCCTCGGGCGCAGACCTCCTTGCCGGCATCGGTTCCTGCCACAATGCCAACGGCATGTCGGCCGAAATGATGCTGATTCACGAGGCGTGGCTGCGCGCAGCCGAGCACTTGCTGCGCGGCATTCCCCTGGATGACGCGAGCCTGGCTCTTGACCGCCTGGCGGCTGCGGGACCCGGCGCGAACTTCCTCACGGACGACGTGACGCTGTCGCTGATGGGCGGTGGGGAGTTCTTCCAGCATGAGCTGTTTGATTTCGGGGGCGGGTACGACGAGACGCCGTCACTGCTCGAGCGCGCGCACGAAAAGGCGGCCGCGCTGACGTCGGAGTGCGAATCCCCCCTGCCCGGGCAGGTGCAGGAGAATCTTCGGCGGTATTTTCACGACGAATACAGGAAACTCGGGATTTGA
- a CDS encoding tetratricopeptide repeat protein: MAFGGDNAESYYDDGVTASMKGDLKRAAKCFELAIKKDPSFIVAYHQLGKCYLRMGATKQAVTLLQRVVNHMPDKAPFRLDLGQAYLAGGEHERAREQFEYLLAWDASQARAYLGLAQVSFAIGRFDESVHHARMAIELGGTNFAALFILGKAGMVSEDPSLALESLDRADKLLEKSLELNPDQVEGYYLRGEVAYARKQYSSALEQYRAADAKAQQGAYYSAFGENFRSIDILAKMGLCYRQLDRIDRAKELGAEILAIDPEHKIGKALSAL; this comes from the coding sequence ATGGCATTCGGCGGCGACAATGCGGAAAGCTACTACGACGACGGCGTCACGGCCAGCATGAAAGGCGACCTGAAACGCGCGGCCAAGTGCTTCGAACTCGCCATAAAAAAGGACCCCTCCTTTATCGTAGCCTACCATCAGTTGGGCAAATGTTACCTGCGCATGGGCGCCACGAAACAGGCGGTGACCCTGCTCCAGCGCGTTGTAAACCACATGCCCGACAAAGCGCCGTTTCGTCTCGACCTCGGCCAGGCTTATCTGGCCGGTGGCGAGCACGAACGGGCGCGCGAACAGTTCGAATACCTTCTCGCGTGGGATGCTTCCCAGGCACGCGCTTACCTGGGCCTCGCCCAGGTGTCTTTCGCCATAGGCCGGTTCGACGAATCCGTCCACCATGCCCGAATGGCCATCGAACTCGGCGGAACGAACTTCGCAGCCCTCTTCATCCTGGGCAAAGCCGGTATGGTCTCGGAGGACCCCTCGCTCGCCCTCGAATCCCTGGACCGCGCCGACAAACTGCTCGAGAAATCCCTCGAGTTGAACCCCGATCAGGTGGAGGGCTACTATTTGCGCGGCGAGGTCGCCTACGCACGGAAACAATATTCTTCCGCCTTGGAGCAATACCGTGCGGCAGACGCCAAAGCCCAGCAAGGCGCATACTATTCAGCATTCGGCGAAAACTTCCGGTCTATCGATATCCTGGCCAAGATGGGTCTGTGCTATCGTCAACTGGACCGTATAGACCGGGCAAAGGAGCTTGGGGCTGAGATCTTGGCAATCGATCCGGAGCACAAAATCGGGAAAGCACTAAGCGCGCTCTAG
- a CDS encoding ABC transporter permease — MGFFLVLKAEVVRGLIIMRRYWFATLTGLIISYGFLMLLILAFVSNPQMLAAYSESIFDKVVGFLVGMLAMGLVGMFTQGLQGMARTGELEQVCMSPHGLVTNFLARSLVAAVMSILTYTILLSLLAASLEGGIYWDPFATVVVLALTYLNLIGFGFMVGGLVLVFKQTGQVAMLIRLVLLMIAIGSEQIQRFPVWFRALAHCIPITDAAISLKYVLVKGQEIGGTYRSVYMQPNFYFLILNCIVWTFIGIVCFRILENWSRDKGTLGAY; from the coding sequence ATGGGTTTCTTCCTGGTACTTAAGGCGGAAGTTGTGCGGGGCCTCATCATCATGCGCCGCTACTGGTTCGCCACGCTCACGGGCCTCATCATCAGCTATGGTTTCCTGATGTTGCTCATTCTGGCCTTTGTATCGAACCCCCAGATGCTGGCGGCCTATTCGGAGTCCATCTTCGACAAGGTCGTGGGCTTCCTGGTAGGGATGCTTGCCATGGGGCTGGTGGGAATGTTCACCCAGGGGCTTCAGGGCATGGCGCGGACCGGAGAATTGGAGCAGGTCTGCATGAGTCCGCACGGCTTGGTGACCAATTTCCTGGCGCGGTCTCTTGTGGCCGCGGTCATGAGCATTCTGACGTACACGATCTTGCTGAGCCTGCTGGCGGCAAGCCTGGAAGGCGGGATCTACTGGGATCCGTTCGCGACGGTGGTTGTTCTTGCGCTGACGTACCTCAACCTGATCGGTTTCGGTTTCATGGTGGGGGGCTTGGTTCTCGTGTTCAAGCAAACGGGCCAGGTCGCCATGTTGATTCGGCTGGTGCTGTTGATGATTGCGATTGGCTCCGAACAGATTCAGCGGTTTCCCGTCTGGTTTCGGGCTCTGGCGCACTGCATTCCCATCACCGACGCCGCGATTTCATTGAAGTATGTGCTGGTGAAAGGACAGGAGATCGGGGGGACTTACCGTTCCGTCTATATGCAACCCAATTTCTATTTTCTGATCCTTAATTGTATCGTGTGGACCTTCATCGGCATTGTATGCTTCCGGATACTCGAGAATTGGAGCCGGGACAAGGGCACTCTGGGGGCCTACTGA
- a CDS encoding GNAT family protein has translation MALRSNIFIRRAEREDLDTIVEWMEDPDFQLFLYGDVTRSQRQIREQIVGLLGRAPGHTMPGAFQLILESETDGPVGLVLLQNVSWRNRSCSLDVYIGQKNLRKGIVIGLAFFRIMEYCFDELNLHRVSAYIYSFNSPSWRIMERSNAKRELTLKDHVVRDGELYDMYCYGLLRREFNELRESLEGRMTGKSLVDMIEALHGKDEETGG, from the coding sequence ATGGCGCTGCGCAGCAATATCTTCATCAGGCGGGCCGAACGCGAGGATTTGGACACGATTGTCGAGTGGATGGAGGATCCCGATTTCCAGTTGTTCCTCTATGGCGATGTGACGCGTTCGCAGCGGCAGATCCGCGAGCAGATTGTGGGATTGCTGGGGCGTGCTCCGGGACACACCATGCCGGGGGCGTTTCAGCTCATTCTGGAATCGGAGACAGACGGGCCGGTGGGGCTGGTCTTGCTGCAGAATGTGAGCTGGCGCAATCGCTCGTGCAGCCTGGACGTCTATATTGGCCAGAAAAACCTTCGCAAAGGGATCGTCATTGGCCTGGCGTTTTTCCGCATCATGGAATATTGCTTTGACGAGCTGAACCTGCATCGCGTGAGTGCGTACATCTACTCGTTCAACTCGCCCTCCTGGCGGATTATGGAGCGCAGCAACGCCAAGCGCGAGTTGACGCTCAAGGACCATGTGGTTCGCGACGGGGAATTGTACGATATGTACTGTTACGGCCTCTTGCGGCGGGAGTTCAACGAATTGCGGGAAAGCCTCGAGGGCCGCATGACGGGCAAATCGCTCGTGGACATGATCGAGGCTCTCCACGGGAAAGACGAGGAGACTGGCGGGTGA
- a CDS encoding sialidase family protein has translation MTKTVIKDRGRVTTDAPDGYPSRAFPGICVLPSGRWLCGFRGAVTKDAVDGQNAFVTWSDDRGATWSTPAPPFQAPDLDGRSGRFRALFCTPLDGRVLATLYWVDASEAGRPFFNESTEGLLDSRIFHSVSADGGATWSTPALMDTTPYHQPAPITGPALVMPDGCWACQFELNKPYTDPAPWRHASVMMFSRDGGRTWPESVEVCPDPENRVFYWDQRPALLRDGSLLDVFWTYDRKAGAYLNIHATRSIDGGRSWSPPWDTGVPGQPAPVVALDNTVLAMVYMDRTARPALKLRISRDSGATWPAYSERVLEDFAALCSQTGHATMQDAWTEMGAFASGLPATCRTPDGEPLVVYYAGPHTDRTDIHWMLLDSAALQEEASG, from the coding sequence ATGACGAAAACCGTGATCAAAGACCGGGGACGGGTAACGACAGACGCCCCGGACGGCTATCCGAGCCGGGCGTTTCCCGGCATCTGTGTGCTGCCCTCCGGGCGCTGGCTATGCGGTTTCCGGGGCGCGGTCACCAAAGACGCCGTAGACGGACAGAACGCTTTCGTAACATGGTCGGATGACCGGGGCGCCACATGGAGCACCCCGGCCCCGCCTTTCCAAGCCCCTGACCTCGATGGGAGGTCCGGCCGGTTCCGCGCGCTCTTTTGCACGCCGCTCGATGGCCGCGTATTGGCAACCTTGTACTGGGTGGACGCGTCCGAAGCCGGACGGCCGTTCTTCAACGAGTCCACCGAGGGGCTTCTTGATAGCCGCATCTTCCACTCGGTTTCGGCGGACGGCGGGGCCACGTGGTCCACGCCCGCGCTAATGGATACAACACCCTATCACCAGCCCGCGCCCATCACGGGACCCGCCCTGGTCATGCCGGATGGGTGCTGGGCGTGTCAGTTCGAGCTGAATAAGCCATACACCGACCCCGCGCCATGGCGGCACGCCTCCGTGATGATGTTCTCGCGCGACGGAGGACGCACATGGCCCGAGAGCGTCGAGGTGTGCCCTGACCCCGAAAACCGCGTGTTCTACTGGGACCAGCGGCCGGCTCTCCTGCGGGATGGCTCGCTGCTGGACGTTTTCTGGACCTATGACCGCAAAGCGGGCGCATACCTCAACATTCACGCAACCCGTTCGATTGACGGAGGGCGCTCGTGGTCCCCCCCATGGGATACGGGAGTGCCGGGCCAGCCCGCGCCAGTTGTCGCGCTCGACAACACCGTCCTGGCAATGGTCTATATGGACAGAACCGCCAGGCCAGCGCTCAAGCTGCGGATAAGCCGCGACAGCGGGGCCACCTGGCCCGCCTACAGTGAACGGGTGCTCGAGGATTTCGCGGCCCTGTGCTCCCAAACGGGCCATGCGACCATGCAGGACGCGTGGACCGAGATGGGCGCCTTCGCGTCAGGGCTGCCCGCGACATGCCGAACGCCGGACGGCGAGCCACTCGTGGTCTATTACGCGGGACCGCATACTGACCGCACCGACATCCATTGGATGCTGTTGGATAGCGCCGCGCTTCAGGAGGAAGCAAGCGGATAA
- a CDS encoding SPASM domain-containing protein: MPGPALHRFELDGKRYAIDPETCFCFECDDVCWDVLALYPGATISRIVYELKGKHPEHEIYEVVGELEWLRNVKSILPRLTPEQLQKRYDIEQGLKRLTVELPDAAASEPSSEKRGWFRRDAEKAFGRVPSVGRDAAYLLLGRSGNQKTLELEFLEHGRIRDAGTVAALCGDALRAARLAGKELMAAVRLHGVAIAPLPDALRGHTVSARLEMRAPDSVAGCLRPLASQGTFSLAQLAKALQPGGGESGGRVIVRPDTPDFGEAVRTLDEAGFKVIELDLDGAFVAHPDMAPADMLPALSSSAVYYARRLLEGHYFRLDPIAPLFYRIYEGQPIQRSDPIGTNELGVDRNGVVYASWRVFGKEQFRHGSLQEGALDEAGIKRYEDMGVPTTGPCLRCWARHLCGGGRAAVHDALSGDFHQPHEPWCDAQRSWMAAAVSAFNMLSSEGVNFTRIYQALTPAAGKPPGLSMFSMLRAAMSLTIRMRPVEESDAEMLVRWENWNASSYFLFNERGAFIATKYEREMDAMHPQAIDQEMVLTRKDGTPFGLLKVRPEKGLDAATAWVYFRKEADYASPDIRKGLIFLLKQAAQQQGLRRITVPAADYEAPLQGFLESCGFSREGTLREALYLHEKYRDVHVYGVTVSNL, encoded by the coding sequence ATGCCGGGACCCGCGCTGCACAGATTCGAATTGGACGGCAAACGCTACGCCATCGATCCTGAGACCTGTTTCTGTTTCGAGTGTGACGACGTTTGCTGGGACGTTCTGGCGTTGTATCCCGGCGCGACGATCAGCCGTATCGTATACGAACTCAAGGGCAAGCATCCGGAGCACGAGATCTACGAGGTCGTGGGCGAGCTGGAGTGGTTACGGAACGTCAAATCGATTCTGCCCCGCTTGACCCCCGAACAACTGCAGAAACGCTACGATATCGAGCAGGGTCTTAAGCGCCTGACGGTGGAACTTCCGGACGCGGCCGCTTCCGAACCCTCGTCGGAAAAGCGGGGATGGTTCCGGCGCGATGCCGAGAAAGCGTTTGGGAGAGTCCCTTCCGTTGGGCGCGACGCCGCCTATCTTCTCCTTGGCCGTTCGGGAAATCAGAAGACGCTGGAACTCGAGTTTCTGGAACACGGACGCATCCGCGACGCCGGGACCGTTGCGGCCCTGTGCGGGGATGCGCTGCGCGCGGCCCGGCTGGCCGGGAAGGAACTCATGGCCGCGGTGCGTCTGCACGGTGTGGCAATCGCCCCCTTGCCGGACGCTCTGCGCGGGCATACGGTGAGCGCACGTCTCGAAATGAGGGCGCCGGACAGCGTTGCAGGATGTCTCAGGCCGCTGGCATCGCAGGGCACGTTCTCGCTGGCGCAACTTGCCAAGGCTCTTCAGCCGGGCGGGGGAGAATCCGGCGGGCGCGTCATTGTGCGTCCCGACACGCCGGATTTCGGAGAAGCGGTCCGGACCCTGGATGAGGCCGGTTTCAAGGTCATCGAGCTCGATTTGGACGGGGCATTCGTCGCGCATCCGGACATGGCTCCCGCGGACATGTTGCCGGCGCTGAGCTCGAGCGCAGTCTATTATGCGCGCCGTTTGCTGGAAGGCCATTATTTCCGGTTGGACCCGATCGCGCCGCTGTTTTACCGGATTTACGAGGGCCAGCCGATTCAACGCTCCGACCCGATTGGGACAAACGAGCTGGGGGTTGACAGAAATGGCGTCGTCTACGCCTCGTGGCGGGTCTTTGGCAAAGAACAGTTTCGCCACGGCTCGCTGCAGGAGGGCGCGCTGGACGAAGCGGGCATAAAACGCTACGAAGACATGGGCGTGCCGACCACGGGGCCGTGTTTGCGGTGCTGGGCCCGGCATCTGTGCGGTGGCGGCCGCGCCGCGGTGCATGATGCGCTGAGCGGTGATTTTCATCAGCCGCACGAACCCTGGTGCGATGCTCAACGGTCGTGGATGGCCGCGGCGGTGTCGGCGTTCAATATGCTTTCCTCTGAAGGAGTCAATTTCACGCGCATCTATCAAGCGTTGACGCCGGCGGCGGGCAAGCCTCCCGGCCTGTCCATGTTCAGCATGTTGCGGGCGGCCATGAGCCTCACTATCCGGATGCGTCCCGTGGAAGAATCGGACGCCGAGATGCTGGTTCGCTGGGAGAACTGGAATGCGTCGTCTTACTTTCTTTTCAACGAAAGGGGGGCGTTTATTGCCACGAAATACGAACGCGAGATGGATGCCATGCATCCGCAAGCCATCGACCAGGAGATGGTCCTGACGCGCAAGGACGGCACGCCTTTCGGGCTTCTGAAAGTCCGCCCGGAAAAGGGTCTCGATGCGGCAACGGCGTGGGTGTATTTCCGCAAGGAAGCGGATTATGCGTCTCCCGACATTCGCAAGGGGTTGATCTTCTTGCTGAAGCAGGCTGCTCAGCAGCAAGGATTGCGGCGGATCACGGTCCCGGCCGCGGACTATGAGGCGCCTTTGCAGGGGTTTCTGGAATCCTGCGGCTTCTCCCGGGAGGGGACGTTGCGAGAAGCGCTCTATCTCCATGAGAAGTACCGGGACGTTCACGTCTACGGCGTGACAGTGTCGAACTTGTAG
- a CDS encoding ABC transporter ATP-binding protein: MNMDPIIRADKVDKVFFTRHFFSKNEELGKRQFYEKRRVHAVKEVEFSIQRGEIFGLLGPNGAGKTTLVKMLSGLIRPTAGDVYVDGLHVERYRLKVLKKIGVVLEGTRTSIWPLTPLENLAYFGNLKDVSGKILKKRSHELLDFIGLSDKKDVQVRRLSRGQKQKLAICIALIADPPVILLDEPTTGLDVQSARSIKDRIIQMTREQNKTALVTTHDMGVAQELCDRIGIIKSGELAACKPTDELLDLFSEQVYELRLDRTPPNGTLPGIKGVLDVSIEEQGEEVLCVVSIEHDYALRSEAIYEVIGRLRESGVQLRSVNLRQQNLENVFLRITGDSTV, encoded by the coding sequence ATGAATATGGACCCGATAATACGCGCAGACAAGGTCGACAAGGTCTTCTTCACACGCCATTTCTTCAGTAAGAACGAGGAACTGGGCAAACGGCAGTTCTACGAGAAGCGGCGGGTGCATGCGGTCAAAGAAGTGGAGTTCAGCATTCAGCGCGGGGAGATCTTCGGATTACTCGGGCCGAACGGGGCGGGGAAGACCACGCTGGTGAAGATGCTTTCGGGCCTGATACGGCCTACGGCGGGCGACGTGTATGTGGACGGCCTGCATGTTGAACGGTACCGTTTGAAGGTATTGAAGAAGATCGGCGTAGTGCTCGAGGGGACGCGCACGTCTATCTGGCCGTTGACTCCCCTCGAGAACCTGGCCTATTTCGGCAACCTCAAGGACGTTTCCGGAAAGATCCTCAAGAAGCGGTCGCATGAACTGCTTGATTTCATCGGATTAAGCGACAAGAAGGACGTGCAGGTGCGCCGTCTTTCGCGCGGGCAAAAGCAGAAGCTCGCGATTTGCATCGCTCTGATTGCCGATCCGCCGGTGATTCTGCTGGATGAGCCTACGACCGGACTGGATGTGCAGAGCGCGCGCTCGATCAAGGACCGCATTATCCAGATGACCCGTGAGCAGAACAAGACGGCCCTGGTAACGACGCATGACATGGGTGTCGCCCAGGAGCTGTGCGATCGGATCGGCATCATCAAGAGCGGCGAACTGGCGGCCTGCAAGCCGACGGATGAACTGCTGGACCTGTTCAGCGAACAGGTATACGAGCTTCGGCTTGACCGGACGCCTCCGAACGGCACGCTGCCCGGCATCAAAGGCGTGCTGGACGTCTCGATAGAGGAACAGGGCGAGGAGGTTTTGTGCGTGGTGTCTATCGAGCATGATTACGCGCTGCGGTCCGAGGCCATATATGAGGTTATTGGACGGCTTCGCGAGAGCGGGGTGCAGCTGCGGTCCGTGAATTTGCGCCAGCAGAATCTCGAGAATGTCTTCCTTCGGATTACCGGGGATTCGACTGTATAA
- a CDS encoding GNAT family protein, translating into MIFGEHCVIRAAEPEDAPTLKLVYNPANPRAATLDRRREPHQPTTDELRELLANKDIKLLGEYYAVEDKTGRVRGFCSLRAGRQDVFFGEMLLMFLDEADLASPMAAEALAFLRDKAFVERRLTKIIVHCLDSEGALRGFLVANGFRSDGVAREVLFSQGRWFNNETLSLFASDSKD; encoded by the coding sequence GTGATATTTGGCGAACACTGCGTTATTCGCGCCGCGGAGCCGGAGGATGCGCCCACCCTGAAACTCGTGTATAACCCCGCGAACCCGCGCGCGGCCACGCTGGACCGCCGCCGCGAACCGCATCAGCCCACCACCGACGAATTGCGGGAACTCTTGGCGAACAAGGACATCAAGCTTCTCGGCGAATACTATGCCGTCGAGGACAAGACCGGCCGGGTCCGAGGCTTTTGCAGTCTGCGGGCGGGGCGGCAGGACGTTTTTTTTGGCGAGATGCTTCTTATGTTTCTGGACGAAGCCGATCTGGCCAGCCCAATGGCCGCCGAGGCGCTGGCGTTCTTGCGCGACAAAGCGTTCGTGGAACGCCGCCTCACCAAGATTATTGTGCATTGCCTGGACAGCGAGGGGGCCTTGCGGGGATTCCTGGTTGCGAACGGTTTTCGGAGCGACGGGGTCGCCCGTGAGGTACTATTCAGCCAGGGACGGTGGTTCAACAACGAGACGCTCTCCTTATTTGCGTCGGACAGTAAGGATTAG